A section of the Acidimicrobiales bacterium genome encodes:
- a CDS encoding helix-turn-helix domain-containing protein has translation MEQSLSGVGVLDKAAALLEALAGGPRPLTALMEVTGLPRATAHRLLVAMEGLGWVGRGEGGFALGGGLARLGAAALAGPALAEVARPALEDLRGGTGESVQLYLPRGEQRVCVLALESPHSLRTIVPVGAVLPMDRGSAGAVLRDEDGARRRGWAQSVEERERGVASVSAPVRSEAGGVVAAVSVSGPLERTSRSPGRRYAEAVMAAARRVEEAVLASPPGPLRPGPSARRGPSPAGGRTR, from the coding sequence ATGGAACAGAGTCTAAGCGGGGTGGGGGTCCTCGACAAGGCCGCCGCCCTGCTCGAGGCCCTCGCGGGCGGGCCCCGCCCGCTGACGGCGCTGATGGAGGTCACCGGCCTGCCCCGGGCCACGGCCCACCGCCTGCTGGTGGCGATGGAAGGGCTGGGGTGGGTGGGGAGGGGAGAAGGCGGCTTTGCCCTCGGGGGTGGGCTGGCCCGGCTGGGAGCGGCGGCGCTGGCGGGCCCCGCGCTGGCGGAAGTGGCCCGCCCCGCCCTCGAGGACCTGCGAGGCGGCACGGGGGAGAGCGTGCAGCTGTACCTGCCCCGCGGGGAGCAGCGGGTCTGCGTGCTGGCGCTCGAGTCCCCTCACAGCCTGCGCACGATCGTCCCGGTGGGGGCGGTGCTGCCGATGGACCGCGGGTCGGCGGGGGCGGTGCTGCGGGACGAGGACGGGGCCCGGCGGCGCGGGTGGGCGCAGAGCGTCGAGGAGCGGGAGCGGGGGGTCGCCTCGGTGAGCGCCCCGGTGCGCTCGGAGGCGGGGGGAGTGGTGGCGGCCGTATCGGTGTCGGGGCCGTTGGAGCGGACGAGCCGGAGCCCGGGCCGGCGCTACGCCGAGGCGGTGATGGCGGCGGCCCGGCGGGTCGAGGAGGCCGTGCTCGCTAGCCCGCCGGGTCCCCTGCGCCCC
- a CDS encoding MCE family protein — MRLTRPMLVNLVVFLTIAVVLVVLGIVNLLGNPLRSHTEISAVFPDASGLHSGFDVTLDGVDVGVVSDVQLAAHGVRVVLRLDPGVKVPGDVVASVDLANALGEQQIDLVPARGGRAPALHDGAVVPVNPNGLPASVGRLVQVATQLFDAIPPGDLNSVLHELALALQGRGADLRTINDAGRTFAQEFLAYQTQFEQLLSNAPPVLDAVSASGPQLQAALANTAVLLQVLADRRTELANAIGQGSTAAQDLLTIGTTELPNLACLIHDFSELTVNLAQPANLSNLNTSLLTNNYFFGAVDGVSRPGPAASLYPGDPARSGQYWLRTRLLFPPAQPAASQYSAPKSLPTTRPGAGCQTELGNGVGPATQAHPSPPGPGGAVVPPPAAASVVRGGQPDPAGETAAFRVPAGTGPGGPTGSSEWLMVLGAVLAGGLGWFARLAAPADPVRRVRRGRNRDRMGP; from the coding sequence ATGAGGCTGACCCGGCCCATGCTCGTGAACCTGGTCGTGTTCCTCACGATCGCCGTGGTCCTGGTCGTGCTCGGGATCGTCAACCTGCTCGGCAACCCGCTGCGGAGCCACACCGAGATCTCGGCCGTATTCCCGGACGCCTCCGGTCTCCACTCCGGGTTCGACGTCACGTTGGACGGCGTCGACGTCGGGGTCGTCAGCGACGTCCAGCTGGCGGCCCACGGGGTCAGGGTCGTGCTCCGCCTCGATCCCGGGGTGAAGGTGCCGGGTGACGTCGTGGCATCGGTGGACCTGGCCAACGCCCTCGGCGAGCAGCAGATCGACCTGGTGCCCGCCCGCGGCGGCCGGGCCCCGGCCCTGCACGACGGGGCCGTTGTACCGGTCAACCCCAACGGCCTGCCGGCCAGCGTGGGGCGCCTGGTCCAGGTGGCCACCCAGCTGTTCGACGCCATCCCGCCGGGGGATCTCAACTCCGTGCTCCACGAGCTGGCGCTGGCGCTGCAGGGGCGGGGCGCGGACCTCCGCACGATCAACGACGCCGGCCGGACCTTTGCCCAGGAGTTCCTCGCCTACCAGACCCAGTTCGAGCAGCTGCTCAGCAACGCCCCGCCCGTGCTCGACGCCGTGAGCGCGTCCGGACCCCAGCTGCAGGCCGCCCTCGCCAACACCGCCGTGCTCCTCCAGGTTCTGGCTGACCGCCGCACCGAGCTGGCCAACGCCATCGGGCAGGGTTCCACCGCCGCTCAGGACCTCCTGACCATCGGCACGACCGAGCTGCCGAACCTGGCGTGCCTGATCCACGACTTCTCGGAGCTGACCGTCAACCTTGCCCAGCCCGCCAACCTGTCCAACCTCAACACCAGCCTGCTGACCAACAACTACTTCTTCGGCGCCGTGGACGGGGTCAGCCGGCCCGGCCCGGCCGCCAGCCTCTATCCCGGGGATCCGGCCCGCAGCGGCCAGTACTGGCTGCGGACCCGCCTGCTGTTCCCTCCGGCGCAGCCGGCGGCCAGCCAGTACTCAGCCCCGAAGAGCCTGCCGACGACGCGCCCGGGGGCGGGATGCCAGACCGAGCTGGGCAACGGCGTCGGCCCCGCCACCCAGGCCCACCCGTCCCCGCCCGGACCGGGCGGCGCCGTCGTCCCCCCGCCTGCTGCGGCCTCGGTCGTGAGGGGCGGGCAGCCCGACCCGGCCGGGGAGACGGCGGCATTCCGGGTACCCGCCGGGACGGGCCCCGGCGGGCCGACGGGGTCGTCGGAGTGGCTCATGGTCCTCGGAGCGGTCCTCGCCGGGGGGCTGGGCTGGTTCGCGCGCCTGGCCGCTCCCGCCGATCCGGTGCGGCGCGTCCGGCGGGGACGGAACCGGGACAGGATGGGACCGTGA
- the leuC gene encoding 3-isopropylmalate dehydratase large subunit, which yields MGVEAWEPGMSSACTLSEKVWDRHVVHAAEGEPDVLYIDLHLVHEVTSPQAFDGLRMAGREVRRPDLTVATADHNVPTTDIDKPVADPVSARQLEVLAANCAEFGITVYPMGHARQGIVHVMGPELGLTQPGMTVVCGDSHTSTHGAFGALAFGIGTSEVEHVLATQTLPQRRPGTMAVTVEGELPAGVTAKDVILAVIGRIGTGGGMGYVIEYRGSAIRSLSMEGRMTVCNMSIEGGARAGMIAPDDTTFAYLEGRPYAPSGRAWEQALEDWRSLATDAGAPFDKEVVLDAAALVPHVSWGTNPGQVVPINGAVPDPDSFLEPSEREAAARALAYMGLAAGTAIRDIPVDTVFIGSCTNSRIEDLRAAAAVLQGRSVRAGMRALVVPGSRQVKAQAEAEGLDRVFAAAGFEWREAGCSMCRAMTPDKLAPGERCASTSNRNFEGRQGRGGRTHLVSPAVAAATAVTGHFSVPSDLG from the coding sequence GTGGGAGTCGAAGCCTGGGAGCCGGGCATGAGCTCGGCCTGCACCCTCTCCGAGAAGGTATGGGACCGCCACGTGGTCCACGCCGCCGAGGGTGAGCCCGACGTCCTCTACATCGACCTCCACCTGGTCCACGAGGTCACCTCGCCGCAGGCCTTCGACGGCCTGCGCATGGCGGGGCGCGAGGTGCGCCGCCCCGACCTCACCGTGGCCACGGCGGACCACAACGTCCCCACCACCGACATCGACAAGCCGGTGGCCGATCCCGTCTCCGCCCGCCAGCTCGAGGTGCTGGCCGCCAACTGCGCCGAGTTCGGCATCACCGTCTACCCGATGGGCCACGCCCGCCAGGGCATCGTCCACGTCATGGGACCCGAGCTGGGCCTCACCCAGCCGGGCATGACTGTGGTCTGCGGGGACAGCCACACCTCGACCCACGGCGCCTTCGGGGCCCTGGCGTTCGGGATCGGAACCAGCGAGGTCGAGCACGTCCTCGCCACCCAGACCCTGCCCCAGCGCCGCCCCGGGACCATGGCGGTGACCGTGGAGGGGGAGCTGCCCGCGGGCGTGACCGCCAAGGACGTCATCCTCGCCGTCATCGGCCGCATCGGCACCGGGGGCGGCATGGGCTACGTCATCGAGTACCGGGGCTCGGCCATCCGCTCCCTGTCCATGGAGGGGCGGATGACGGTGTGCAACATGAGCATCGAAGGCGGGGCGCGCGCCGGGATGATCGCCCCCGACGACACCACGTTCGCCTACCTGGAGGGCCGTCCCTACGCCCCGTCGGGCCGGGCGTGGGAGCAGGCCCTCGAGGACTGGAGGTCGCTGGCCACCGACGCCGGCGCGCCGTTCGACAAGGAGGTCGTGCTCGACGCCGCCGCCCTGGTTCCCCATGTCTCGTGGGGCACCAATCCGGGCCAGGTCGTGCCGATCAACGGCGCCGTGCCCGATCCCGACTCGTTCCTGGAGCCCTCGGAGCGGGAGGCGGCGGCACGGGCGCTGGCCTACATGGGCCTGGCCGCCGGCACCGCCATCCGCGACATCCCCGTCGACACGGTGTTCATCGGATCGTGCACCAACTCGCGCATCGAGGACCTGAGGGCGGCCGCCGCCGTGCTCCAGGGGCGCAGCGTGCGCGCCGGCATGCGGGCCCTGGTCGTCCCCGGCTCCCGCCAGGTCAAGGCGCAGGCTGAGGCCGAGGGGCTCGACCGGGTCTTCGCGGCGGCGGGCTTCGAGTGGCGGGAGGCGGGCTGCTCGATGTGCCGGGCCATGACCCCCGACAAGCTCGCGCCCGGGGAGCGGTGCGCGTCGACGTCGAACCGCAACTTCGAGGGCCGCCAGGGGCGGGGGGGCCGGACCCACCTGGTGTCTCCGGCCGTGGCGGCGGCCACGGCGGTGACCGGCCACTTTTCCGTGCCGTCGGACCTGGGCTGA
- a CDS encoding MlaD family protein, giving the protein MVRRLLVRAVLGVVAAVTVGAGLGGCGGAATLTAYANFPDVSDLAVGAPVQMADINIGSVRQITLVPTVSGLEARVRMAIDRSADVPVQVTAEVQRTTILGERVVSLVPAAGVGSSGPLLADGTQIRDTKVVPDLEQLVKGGTQVFAPISASAFGALVQAGGQGLGDQAASLHRLLGDLDAISTAYAGQSGTIRSLIASLDQLSSATAPDAAASAQAVGNLARTTTILAQQSQRFNDLLTALNSLSVQGRSLLETYLPQIGVQLTGVAAATHAIAAEQDALGQLLVYLKGHNVSVSKAVVGRFVQVLDDIVVCGVPAGGSDSTPAGSCGP; this is encoded by the coding sequence ATGGTGAGGCGGCTCCTGGTCCGCGCCGTCCTCGGGGTGGTGGCCGCGGTGACGGTGGGCGCCGGCCTCGGCGGGTGTGGGGGGGCCGCGACGCTCACCGCCTACGCCAACTTCCCCGACGTCTCCGACCTGGCGGTGGGGGCGCCCGTGCAGATGGCCGACATCAACATCGGATCGGTGCGGCAGATCACACTGGTCCCGACGGTGTCGGGGCTGGAGGCGCGGGTGCGCATGGCCATCGACCGCTCCGCCGACGTGCCCGTCCAGGTGACGGCGGAGGTGCAGCGCACGACGATCCTGGGGGAGCGGGTGGTCAGCCTGGTGCCCGCCGCCGGCGTCGGTTCGTCGGGCCCGCTGCTGGCCGACGGGACGCAGATCCGGGACACCAAGGTGGTGCCGGACCTGGAGCAGCTGGTGAAGGGGGGGACCCAGGTGTTCGCCCCGATAAGCGCCAGCGCCTTCGGCGCCCTGGTGCAGGCGGGCGGGCAGGGCCTCGGAGACCAGGCGGCGTCGCTGCACCGCCTCCTCGGAGACCTCGACGCGATCAGCACCGCCTACGCCGGGCAGTCGGGCACCATCCGGTCGCTGATCGCCTCGCTGGACCAGCTGTCGTCGGCCACCGCGCCCGACGCCGCCGCCTCGGCCCAGGCGGTGGGCAATCTGGCCCGGACGACGACGATCCTGGCCCAGCAATCCCAGCGCTTCAACGACCTGTTGACGGCCCTCAACAGCCTGTCGGTCCAGGGCCGCAGCCTCCTCGAGACCTACCTGCCCCAGATCGGGGTCCAGCTCACCGGCGTGGCCGCCGCCACCCATGCCATCGCCGCCGAGCAGGACGCTCTCGGCCAGCTTCTCGTCTACCTCAAGGGCCACAACGTGTCGGTCTCCAAGGCCGTGGTCGGGCGGTTCGTCCAGGTGCTCGACGACATCGTCGTCTGCGGCGTGCCTGCCGGCGGCAGCGACAGCACCCCGGCAGGGAGCTGCGGGCCATGA
- the leuD gene encoding 3-isopropylmalate dehydratase small subunit → MEAVKVLQGKAVPLDRSDVDTDQIIPSDWLKRVERTGFGAGLFAEWRDERDFVLNRPEHAGAVFLVAGPNFGTGSSREHAVWALMDYGFKAVISPRFGDIFRTNCTKAGLVPVQVDGETGRALLDAVTANPDLELMVDVERLVVAAPAVGIEASFPLDEFTQYRLLNGLDDIGLTLRHEADITAFESRRPAWAPSL, encoded by the coding sequence ATGGAAGCCGTCAAGGTGCTCCAGGGAAAGGCCGTACCGCTCGACCGCTCGGACGTGGACACCGACCAGATCATCCCGAGCGACTGGCTCAAGCGGGTGGAGCGGACCGGGTTCGGGGCCGGGCTGTTCGCCGAGTGGCGGGACGAGCGCGACTTCGTGCTGAACCGTCCCGAGCACGCCGGGGCGGTGTTCCTCGTGGCCGGGCCCAACTTCGGCACCGGCTCGTCGCGGGAGCATGCGGTGTGGGCGTTGATGGACTACGGGTTCAAGGCGGTGATCTCGCCCCGGTTCGGGGACATATTCCGCACCAACTGCACCAAGGCCGGCCTGGTGCCGGTGCAGGTCGACGGGGAGACGGGCCGGGCCCTGCTCGACGCCGTCACCGCCAACCCCGACCTCGAGCTGATGGTCGATGTCGAGCGCCTGGTGGTGGCTGCACCCGCAGTCGGTATCGAGGCGTCCTTCCCCCTCGACGAGTTCACCCAGTACCGGTTGCTCAACGGCCTCGACGACATCGGTCTCACCCTCCGCCACGAAGCCGACATCACCGCCTTCGAATCCCGCCGGCCGGCGTGGGCGCCGAGCCTGTAG